Proteins encoded together in one Bombus affinis isolate iyBomAffi1 chromosome 2, iyBomAffi1.2, whole genome shotgun sequence window:
- the LOC126928709 gene encoding dual 3',5'-cyclic-AMP and -GMP phosphodiesterase 11-like isoform X1, producing the protein MALDRQGHCETNRDTNRDTRRKLFCICTCSYTSASSPENDDSVHCFRTRNAVKLAASAGNPSAAVAASAHPPVLWSSRRKPGLHLRSIEEPRMTAETAAPCVQGMQGVQTAMAGQGTLQQVQDGKSAGGYYSSTSAVYDPEYARMEAWLDEHPDFVNDYFLRKVTRQTVDMWLVSHATPTSSSSSCMELSSPTHAGGTSSSGRGGSGGSGATTPVRKISAHEFERGGLLKPIVNTIDGTPTFLSVSPGDSGQPGGQQVSSGNAGRPQRRSRHELRHLDEKDLIFELVKDICNELDVRSLCHKILQNVSTLLHADRGSLFLVQGERGGGCMPSSQNYDSSSNHSTDNANSGRTGNGSSEQRGAGYSRSRCLVSKLFDVCSRSTLLEMEKKDEIKIPWGTGIVGYVAESGEPVNIPDAYKDARFNREIDALTGYRTRALLCMPIKDCNGDVIGVAQVINKLGGESQFTTQDEKIFAGYLQFCGIGLRNAQLYEKSQLEVKRNQVLLDLARMIFEEQSTIEHMVLRILTHTQSLIQCQRVQVLLVHKASKGSFSRVFDFEANDLTGEDSDSRTSPFEGRFPINVGITCYVATTGETVNIPNAYEDPRFDPSVDDGSGFRHRTILCMPIKNSSGQIIGVIQLINKFDDLLFTKNDENFVEAFAIFCGMGIHNTHMYEKAVIAMAKQSVTLEVLSYHASASLEDAQRLRGLRVPSAAYFKLHDFKFDDIHMEDDQTLTACLRMFLDLDFVERFHIDYDVLCRWLLSVKKNYRNVTYHNWRHAFNVAQMMFAILTATQWWKIFGEIECLALIIACLCHDLDHRGTNNSFQIKASSPLAQLYSTSTMEHHHFDQCLMILSSQGNQILSNLSPEEYSRVVKVLEEAILSTDLAVYFRRRGAFLTLAQGGSYNWAYSDQRELLRGMLMTVCDLAAITKPWDVEKRVAELVSSEFFEQGDIERRTLNITPIDIMNREKEDQLPMMQVGFIDSICLPIYEAFALLSDKLEPLVEGVRKNKQHWLEIAESKCKTDNCTNHDRTLSVSDTEETREQADQ; encoded by the exons GCCTGCACTTGCGGAGCATCGAAGAACCGAGGATGACGGCGGAGACGGCAGCTCCTTGTGTGCAGGGGATGCAAGGGGTGCAAACTGCTATGGCTGGTCAGGGTACGTTGCAACAGGTGCAAGATGGAAAGTCCGCCGGTGGTTACTATTCTTCGACTTCCGCCGTCTACGATCCGGAATACGCCCGCATGGAGGCTTGGCTCGACGAACACCCCGACTTCGTCAACGATTACTTTCTTAG GAAAGTGACGAGACAAACGGTAGATATGTGGCTGGTCTCGCACGCGACGCCAACATCGTCGTCAAGCAGCTGCATGGAGCTATCCAGTCCCACCCATGCAGGTGGCACGTCATCTTCCGGCCGGGGTGGTTCTGGCGGATCAGGTGCCACAACGCCTGTTCGAAAAATCTCAGCTCACGAGTTCGAACGCGGTGGTTTGCTAAAGCCGATCGTGAATACGATCGACGGGACGCCCACTTTTCTGAGTGTTTCGCCCGGGGATTCGGGCCAACCAGGAGGTCAGCAGGTTAGCTCGGGAAACGCGGGCAGACCTCAGAGACGGTCCAGACACGAATTGAGGCATCTCGATGAGAAGGATCTCATCTTTGAATTG GTGAAGGATATCTGTAACGAGTTGGACGTGAGATCGCTGTGTCACAAGATCTTGCAGAATGTCAGCACCTTGCTACATGCCGATCGTGGTTCTCTGTTCCTTGTTCAAGGCGAAAGAGGCGGTGGTTGCATGCCTTCTTCGCAAAATTACGATTCCTCGTCGAACCATTCGACTGATAATGCAAATTCAGGGAGAACGGGAAACGGGAGCTCCGAGCAACGTGGAGCAGGATACTCGAGAAGCAGATGCCTAGTGTCCAAGTTGTTTGACGTATGTTCGAGATCGACGCTGCTCGAAATGGAGAAAAAGGACGAGATCAAAATTCCGTGGGGCACGGGAATTGTCGGTTACGTCGCCGAAAGCGGAGAACCTGTTAACATACCAGACGCTTACAAG GACGCGAGGTTCAATCGTGAAATTGATGCATTAACGGGATACAGAACCAGAGCCCTTTTATGTATGCCAATAAAGGATTGCAACGGAGATGTTATTGGAGTTGCACAAGTTATCAACAAACTCGGTGGTGAAAGTCAATTTACTACGCAAGACGAAAAGATTTTCGCTGGATACTTGCAATTCTGTGGAATTGGATTAAGGAATGCGCAGCTGTATGAAAAAAGTCAATTAGAAGTGAAAAGAAATCAG GTTCTGTTGGATTTGGCTAGGATGATTTTCGAAGAGCAGAGCACGATAGAACATATGGTTTTAAGGATTCTAACGCATACGCAATCCTTGATACAGTGTCAACGAGTACAG GTTCTTCTCGTGCATAAGGCATCAAAGGGCAGTTTCTCACGAGTGTTTGATTTCGAGGCGAACGACCTCACCGGCGAGGATTCAGATTCTCGCACTAG TCCATTCGAGGGCAGATTCCCTATAAATGTCGGCATCACTTGTTATGTCGCTACTACCGGCGAG ACCGTGAATATACCGAACGCCTACGAAGATCCAAGATTCGATCCTTCAGTAGATGATGGTTCTGGTTTTAGACATCGTACTATTCTCTGCATGCCCATCAAGAACTCGTCGGGTCAGATTATCGGCGTCATTCAACTCATCAACAAGTTCGACGATCTTCTCTTTACGAAGAATGACGAGAACTTCGTCGAGGCATTTGCTATTTTCTGTGGCATGGGAATTCACAATACGCACAT GTATGAGAAAGCTGTAATAGCGATGGCCAAACAGAGTGTCACGTTAGAAGTGCTCAGTTACCATGCTTCCGCATCATTGGAAGATGCACAAAGATTAAGA GGTTTAAGAGTGCCTTCTGCAGCGTATTTTAAATTGCACGATTTTAAATTCGATGACATTCATATGgaagacgatcaaactctaacAGCTTGTCTTCGGATGTTTTTGGATCTTGACTTCGTAGAACGTTTTCATATCGACTACGATGTTCTTTGTCGCTGGCTTCTTAGTGTAAAAAAGAATTACCGAAACGTCACATATCACAATTGGCGTCACGCGTTCAATGTTGCGCAGATGATGTTTGCCATTTTAACT gCCACGCAATGGTGGAAAATTTTTGGGGAAATTGAATGTCTCGCGTTAATTATTGCTTGTTTGTGTCACGATTTGGACCACCGGGGCACGAATAATTCTTTCCAAATCAA AGCATCTTCGCCATTGGCGCAGCTTTACTCAACATCAACAATGGAACATCATCATTTTGATCAGTGTCTTATGATATTAAGTAGTCAAGGAAatcaaattttatcaaatttatctcccgaagaatattctCGCGTGGTAAAAGTTCTCGAAGAAGCAATCCTCTCTACCGATCTAGCGGTTTACTTTCGAAGAAGAGGGGCTTTCCTTACCTTAGCTCAAGGTGGAAGTTACAATTGGGCTTACAGTGATCAGCGAGAACTTTTAAGAGGGATGTTGATGACCGTATGTGATTTGGCAGCCATAACTAAGCCTTGGGATGTTGAAAAGAGAGTGGCAGAATTAGTTAGCAGCGAATTTTTTGAACAAGGAGATATCGAAAGGCGGACTCTCAATATCACTCCTATT GACATTATGAACCGGGAAAAGGAGGACCAACTGCCAATGATGCAAGTTGGCTTCATCGATTCGATATGCCTCCCTATTTACGAG GCATTCGCTTTATTATCGGATAAATTGGAACCGTTGGTCGAAGGTgttagaaagaataaacaaCATTGGCTCGAGATCGCGGAATCCAAGTGTAAAACAGACAACTGTACGAATCACGATAGGACGCTGTCAGTGTCCGATACCGAAGAAACTAGGGAACAGGCGGACCAGTAG
- the LOC126928709 gene encoding dual 3',5'-cyclic-AMP and -GMP phosphodiesterase 11-like isoform X7, whose protein sequence is MTAETAAPCVQGMQGVQTAMAGQGTLQQVQDGKSAGGYYSSTSAVYDPEYARMEAWLDEHPDFVNDYFLRKVTRQTVDMWLVSHATPTSSSSSCMELSSPTHAGGTSSSGRGGSGGSGATTPVRKISAHEFERGGLLKPIVNTIDGTPTFLSVSPGDSGQPGGQQVSSGNAGRPQRRSRHELRHLDEKDLIFELVKDICNELDVRSLCHKILQNVSTLLHADRGSLFLVQGERGGGCMPSSQNYDSSSNHSTDNANSGRTGNGSSEQRGAGYSRSRCLVSKLFDVCSRSTLLEMEKKDEIKIPWGTGIVGYVAESGEPVNIPDAYKDARFNREIDALTGYRTRALLCMPIKDCNGDVIGVAQVINKLGGESQFTTQDEKIFAGYLQFCGIGLRNAQLYEKSQLEVKRNQVLLDLARMIFEEQSTIEHMVLRILTHTQSLIQCQRVQVLLVHKASKGSFSRVFDFEANDLTGEDSDSRTSPFEGRFPINVGITCYVATTGETVNIPNAYEDPRFDPSVDDGSGFRHRTILCMPIKNSSGQIIGVIQLINKFDDLLFTKNDENFVEAFAIFCGMGIHNTHMYEKAVIAMAKQSVTLEVLSYHASASLEDAQRLRGLRVPSAAYFKLHDFKFDDIHMEDDQTLTACLRMFLDLDFVERFHIDYDVLCRWLLSVKKNYRNVTYHNWRHAFNVAQMMFAILTATQWWKIFGEIECLALIIACLCHDLDHRGTNNSFQIKASSPLAQLYSTSTMEHHHFDQCLMILSSQGNQILSNLSPEEYSRVVKVLEEAILSTDLAVYFRRRGAFLTLAQGGSYNWAYSDQRELLRGMLMTVCDLAAITKPWDVEKRVAELVSSEFFEQGDIERRTLNITPIDIMNREKEDQLPMMQVGFIDSICLPIYEAFALLSDKLEPLVEGVRKNKQHWLEIAESKCKTDNCTNHDRTLSVSDTEETREQADQ, encoded by the exons ATGACGGCGGAGACGGCAGCTCCTTGTGTGCAGGGGATGCAAGGGGTGCAAACTGCTATGGCTGGTCAGGGTACGTTGCAACAGGTGCAAGATGGAAAGTCCGCCGGTGGTTACTATTCTTCGACTTCCGCCGTCTACGATCCGGAATACGCCCGCATGGAGGCTTGGCTCGACGAACACCCCGACTTCGTCAACGATTACTTTCTTAG GAAAGTGACGAGACAAACGGTAGATATGTGGCTGGTCTCGCACGCGACGCCAACATCGTCGTCAAGCAGCTGCATGGAGCTATCCAGTCCCACCCATGCAGGTGGCACGTCATCTTCCGGCCGGGGTGGTTCTGGCGGATCAGGTGCCACAACGCCTGTTCGAAAAATCTCAGCTCACGAGTTCGAACGCGGTGGTTTGCTAAAGCCGATCGTGAATACGATCGACGGGACGCCCACTTTTCTGAGTGTTTCGCCCGGGGATTCGGGCCAACCAGGAGGTCAGCAGGTTAGCTCGGGAAACGCGGGCAGACCTCAGAGACGGTCCAGACACGAATTGAGGCATCTCGATGAGAAGGATCTCATCTTTGAATTG GTGAAGGATATCTGTAACGAGTTGGACGTGAGATCGCTGTGTCACAAGATCTTGCAGAATGTCAGCACCTTGCTACATGCCGATCGTGGTTCTCTGTTCCTTGTTCAAGGCGAAAGAGGCGGTGGTTGCATGCCTTCTTCGCAAAATTACGATTCCTCGTCGAACCATTCGACTGATAATGCAAATTCAGGGAGAACGGGAAACGGGAGCTCCGAGCAACGTGGAGCAGGATACTCGAGAAGCAGATGCCTAGTGTCCAAGTTGTTTGACGTATGTTCGAGATCGACGCTGCTCGAAATGGAGAAAAAGGACGAGATCAAAATTCCGTGGGGCACGGGAATTGTCGGTTACGTCGCCGAAAGCGGAGAACCTGTTAACATACCAGACGCTTACAAG GACGCGAGGTTCAATCGTGAAATTGATGCATTAACGGGATACAGAACCAGAGCCCTTTTATGTATGCCAATAAAGGATTGCAACGGAGATGTTATTGGAGTTGCACAAGTTATCAACAAACTCGGTGGTGAAAGTCAATTTACTACGCAAGACGAAAAGATTTTCGCTGGATACTTGCAATTCTGTGGAATTGGATTAAGGAATGCGCAGCTGTATGAAAAAAGTCAATTAGAAGTGAAAAGAAATCAG GTTCTGTTGGATTTGGCTAGGATGATTTTCGAAGAGCAGAGCACGATAGAACATATGGTTTTAAGGATTCTAACGCATACGCAATCCTTGATACAGTGTCAACGAGTACAG GTTCTTCTCGTGCATAAGGCATCAAAGGGCAGTTTCTCACGAGTGTTTGATTTCGAGGCGAACGACCTCACCGGCGAGGATTCAGATTCTCGCACTAG TCCATTCGAGGGCAGATTCCCTATAAATGTCGGCATCACTTGTTATGTCGCTACTACCGGCGAG ACCGTGAATATACCGAACGCCTACGAAGATCCAAGATTCGATCCTTCAGTAGATGATGGTTCTGGTTTTAGACATCGTACTATTCTCTGCATGCCCATCAAGAACTCGTCGGGTCAGATTATCGGCGTCATTCAACTCATCAACAAGTTCGACGATCTTCTCTTTACGAAGAATGACGAGAACTTCGTCGAGGCATTTGCTATTTTCTGTGGCATGGGAATTCACAATACGCACAT GTATGAGAAAGCTGTAATAGCGATGGCCAAACAGAGTGTCACGTTAGAAGTGCTCAGTTACCATGCTTCCGCATCATTGGAAGATGCACAAAGATTAAGA GGTTTAAGAGTGCCTTCTGCAGCGTATTTTAAATTGCACGATTTTAAATTCGATGACATTCATATGgaagacgatcaaactctaacAGCTTGTCTTCGGATGTTTTTGGATCTTGACTTCGTAGAACGTTTTCATATCGACTACGATGTTCTTTGTCGCTGGCTTCTTAGTGTAAAAAAGAATTACCGAAACGTCACATATCACAATTGGCGTCACGCGTTCAATGTTGCGCAGATGATGTTTGCCATTTTAACT gCCACGCAATGGTGGAAAATTTTTGGGGAAATTGAATGTCTCGCGTTAATTATTGCTTGTTTGTGTCACGATTTGGACCACCGGGGCACGAATAATTCTTTCCAAATCAA AGCATCTTCGCCATTGGCGCAGCTTTACTCAACATCAACAATGGAACATCATCATTTTGATCAGTGTCTTATGATATTAAGTAGTCAAGGAAatcaaattttatcaaatttatctcccgaagaatattctCGCGTGGTAAAAGTTCTCGAAGAAGCAATCCTCTCTACCGATCTAGCGGTTTACTTTCGAAGAAGAGGGGCTTTCCTTACCTTAGCTCAAGGTGGAAGTTACAATTGGGCTTACAGTGATCAGCGAGAACTTTTAAGAGGGATGTTGATGACCGTATGTGATTTGGCAGCCATAACTAAGCCTTGGGATGTTGAAAAGAGAGTGGCAGAATTAGTTAGCAGCGAATTTTTTGAACAAGGAGATATCGAAAGGCGGACTCTCAATATCACTCCTATT GACATTATGAACCGGGAAAAGGAGGACCAACTGCCAATGATGCAAGTTGGCTTCATCGATTCGATATGCCTCCCTATTTACGAG GCATTCGCTTTATTATCGGATAAATTGGAACCGTTGGTCGAAGGTgttagaaagaataaacaaCATTGGCTCGAGATCGCGGAATCCAAGTGTAAAACAGACAACTGTACGAATCACGATAGGACGCTGTCAGTGTCCGATACCGAAGAAACTAGGGAACAGGCGGACCAGTAG
- the LOC126928709 gene encoding dual 3',5'-cyclic-AMP and -GMP phosphodiesterase 11-like isoform X6 yields MQLKKAMLKIFDQCLHLRSIEEPRMTAETAAPCVQGMQGVQTAMAGQGTLQQVQDGKSAGGYYSSTSAVYDPEYARMEAWLDEHPDFVNDYFLRKVTRQTVDMWLVSHATPTSSSSSCMELSSPTHAGGTSSSGRGGSGGSGATTPVRKISAHEFERGGLLKPIVNTIDGTPTFLSVSPGDSGQPGGQQVSSGNAGRPQRRSRHELRHLDEKDLIFELVKDICNELDVRSLCHKILQNVSTLLHADRGSLFLVQGERGGGCMPSSQNYDSSSNHSTDNANSGRTGNGSSEQRGAGYSRSRCLVSKLFDVCSRSTLLEMEKKDEIKIPWGTGIVGYVAESGEPVNIPDAYKDARFNREIDALTGYRTRALLCMPIKDCNGDVIGVAQVINKLGGESQFTTQDEKIFAGYLQFCGIGLRNAQLYEKSQLEVKRNQVLLDLARMIFEEQSTIEHMVLRILTHTQSLIQCQRVQVLLVHKASKGSFSRVFDFEANDLTGEDSDSRTSPFEGRFPINVGITCYVATTGETVNIPNAYEDPRFDPSVDDGSGFRHRTILCMPIKNSSGQIIGVIQLINKFDDLLFTKNDENFVEAFAIFCGMGIHNTHMYEKAVIAMAKQSVTLEVLSYHASASLEDAQRLRGLRVPSAAYFKLHDFKFDDIHMEDDQTLTACLRMFLDLDFVERFHIDYDVLCRWLLSVKKNYRNVTYHNWRHAFNVAQMMFAILTATQWWKIFGEIECLALIIACLCHDLDHRGTNNSFQIKASSPLAQLYSTSTMEHHHFDQCLMILSSQGNQILSNLSPEEYSRVVKVLEEAILSTDLAVYFRRRGAFLTLAQGGSYNWAYSDQRELLRGMLMTVCDLAAITKPWDVEKRVAELVSSEFFEQGDIERRTLNITPIDIMNREKEDQLPMMQVGFIDSICLPIYEAFALLSDKLEPLVEGVRKNKQHWLEIAESKCKTDNCTNHDRTLSVSDTEETREQADQ; encoded by the exons GCCTGCACTTGCGGAGCATCGAAGAACCGAGGATGACGGCGGAGACGGCAGCTCCTTGTGTGCAGGGGATGCAAGGGGTGCAAACTGCTATGGCTGGTCAGGGTACGTTGCAACAGGTGCAAGATGGAAAGTCCGCCGGTGGTTACTATTCTTCGACTTCCGCCGTCTACGATCCGGAATACGCCCGCATGGAGGCTTGGCTCGACGAACACCCCGACTTCGTCAACGATTACTTTCTTAG GAAAGTGACGAGACAAACGGTAGATATGTGGCTGGTCTCGCACGCGACGCCAACATCGTCGTCAAGCAGCTGCATGGAGCTATCCAGTCCCACCCATGCAGGTGGCACGTCATCTTCCGGCCGGGGTGGTTCTGGCGGATCAGGTGCCACAACGCCTGTTCGAAAAATCTCAGCTCACGAGTTCGAACGCGGTGGTTTGCTAAAGCCGATCGTGAATACGATCGACGGGACGCCCACTTTTCTGAGTGTTTCGCCCGGGGATTCGGGCCAACCAGGAGGTCAGCAGGTTAGCTCGGGAAACGCGGGCAGACCTCAGAGACGGTCCAGACACGAATTGAGGCATCTCGATGAGAAGGATCTCATCTTTGAATTG GTGAAGGATATCTGTAACGAGTTGGACGTGAGATCGCTGTGTCACAAGATCTTGCAGAATGTCAGCACCTTGCTACATGCCGATCGTGGTTCTCTGTTCCTTGTTCAAGGCGAAAGAGGCGGTGGTTGCATGCCTTCTTCGCAAAATTACGATTCCTCGTCGAACCATTCGACTGATAATGCAAATTCAGGGAGAACGGGAAACGGGAGCTCCGAGCAACGTGGAGCAGGATACTCGAGAAGCAGATGCCTAGTGTCCAAGTTGTTTGACGTATGTTCGAGATCGACGCTGCTCGAAATGGAGAAAAAGGACGAGATCAAAATTCCGTGGGGCACGGGAATTGTCGGTTACGTCGCCGAAAGCGGAGAACCTGTTAACATACCAGACGCTTACAAG GACGCGAGGTTCAATCGTGAAATTGATGCATTAACGGGATACAGAACCAGAGCCCTTTTATGTATGCCAATAAAGGATTGCAACGGAGATGTTATTGGAGTTGCACAAGTTATCAACAAACTCGGTGGTGAAAGTCAATTTACTACGCAAGACGAAAAGATTTTCGCTGGATACTTGCAATTCTGTGGAATTGGATTAAGGAATGCGCAGCTGTATGAAAAAAGTCAATTAGAAGTGAAAAGAAATCAG GTTCTGTTGGATTTGGCTAGGATGATTTTCGAAGAGCAGAGCACGATAGAACATATGGTTTTAAGGATTCTAACGCATACGCAATCCTTGATACAGTGTCAACGAGTACAG GTTCTTCTCGTGCATAAGGCATCAAAGGGCAGTTTCTCACGAGTGTTTGATTTCGAGGCGAACGACCTCACCGGCGAGGATTCAGATTCTCGCACTAG TCCATTCGAGGGCAGATTCCCTATAAATGTCGGCATCACTTGTTATGTCGCTACTACCGGCGAG ACCGTGAATATACCGAACGCCTACGAAGATCCAAGATTCGATCCTTCAGTAGATGATGGTTCTGGTTTTAGACATCGTACTATTCTCTGCATGCCCATCAAGAACTCGTCGGGTCAGATTATCGGCGTCATTCAACTCATCAACAAGTTCGACGATCTTCTCTTTACGAAGAATGACGAGAACTTCGTCGAGGCATTTGCTATTTTCTGTGGCATGGGAATTCACAATACGCACAT GTATGAGAAAGCTGTAATAGCGATGGCCAAACAGAGTGTCACGTTAGAAGTGCTCAGTTACCATGCTTCCGCATCATTGGAAGATGCACAAAGATTAAGA GGTTTAAGAGTGCCTTCTGCAGCGTATTTTAAATTGCACGATTTTAAATTCGATGACATTCATATGgaagacgatcaaactctaacAGCTTGTCTTCGGATGTTTTTGGATCTTGACTTCGTAGAACGTTTTCATATCGACTACGATGTTCTTTGTCGCTGGCTTCTTAGTGTAAAAAAGAATTACCGAAACGTCACATATCACAATTGGCGTCACGCGTTCAATGTTGCGCAGATGATGTTTGCCATTTTAACT gCCACGCAATGGTGGAAAATTTTTGGGGAAATTGAATGTCTCGCGTTAATTATTGCTTGTTTGTGTCACGATTTGGACCACCGGGGCACGAATAATTCTTTCCAAATCAA AGCATCTTCGCCATTGGCGCAGCTTTACTCAACATCAACAATGGAACATCATCATTTTGATCAGTGTCTTATGATATTAAGTAGTCAAGGAAatcaaattttatcaaatttatctcccgaagaatattctCGCGTGGTAAAAGTTCTCGAAGAAGCAATCCTCTCTACCGATCTAGCGGTTTACTTTCGAAGAAGAGGGGCTTTCCTTACCTTAGCTCAAGGTGGAAGTTACAATTGGGCTTACAGTGATCAGCGAGAACTTTTAAGAGGGATGTTGATGACCGTATGTGATTTGGCAGCCATAACTAAGCCTTGGGATGTTGAAAAGAGAGTGGCAGAATTAGTTAGCAGCGAATTTTTTGAACAAGGAGATATCGAAAGGCGGACTCTCAATATCACTCCTATT GACATTATGAACCGGGAAAAGGAGGACCAACTGCCAATGATGCAAGTTGGCTTCATCGATTCGATATGCCTCCCTATTTACGAG GCATTCGCTTTATTATCGGATAAATTGGAACCGTTGGTCGAAGGTgttagaaagaataaacaaCATTGGCTCGAGATCGCGGAATCCAAGTGTAAAACAGACAACTGTACGAATCACGATAGGACGCTGTCAGTGTCCGATACCGAAGAAACTAGGGAACAGGCGGACCAGTAG